The DNA sequence GACGGCCAACGTGGTGCTCGGCAACGCCTTCGGCATCCCGGGCATCACCGTGGACACCCACTTCGGTCGGCTGTCCCGCCGATTCGGCTGGACCACCGAGACCGACCCGGTGAAGGTCGAGCACGAGGTCGGCGCGCTGATCCCCAAGAAGGAATGGACGGTGCTGTCGCACCGGATGATCTGGCACGGCCGGCGGCGCTGCTTCGCCCGCAAGCCCGCGTGCGGTGCCTGCCCGGTGGCGGAGTGGTGCCCGTCGTTCGGGGAGGGCGAGACCGACCCGGTCAAGGCCGCGAAGCTGGTCAAGGCCGGTCCCGTCGTCGCCGTGGATGCCTGAGGTGCGGGCGCTGTCCGCGGCGCTGGCCGTGACCGCGCTGCTGGCCGGGTGCGGCGCGGGCGGGCACGGACCGGTTGTCGCGGCTGCCCAGTCGGCATTGCCGGCGGCCACCGTGGACGAACGACCGGACGGACCGTCGGTGCCCTGCGCCGGCCTGGACCGCGCATTGGCCGGGGCGGGCGCGGCGAAGGCGGGCAAGAAGTTGCCGACGATCTCCTTGTCCTGCCTGGGCGGCGGCCCGGCGGTGTCACTGGCCGGCCTGCGCGGCCCGGCCGTGCTGAACATCTGGGCCAGTTGGTGCGGGCCGTGCGGGGACGAGGCGCCCTACCTGGTCGACGCTGAGCACAGCCTGGCCGGCCGGGTGCGCTTTGTCGGGCTGGACGTCTCCGACGAACCCGCCGACGCGCGGGCCTGGAATAACTACCACGGTGTCGGCTGGCCATCGCTGCGCGATCCGCACGGCGTGGTGCGCGGCCCGCTGCACGTGCCCGGCCCGCCGGTGACGTTCTTCCTCCGATCGGACGGAACCATCGCCGGGGTCCACTATGGTGCGTTCACCAGCGCGGACGAGGTGCGTCGGGCGGTGGAGACGAAACTCGGCGTCCGGGGCGCGGCGCCCGCGAAGGGAATTGGGTGAACCTGCCCGGCTGGCTCGACCCGTTGGTCGAGGTCGCGGCCTCCGTCCAAGCTGAACAGCTCAGTGGATTCCTGCCGCCCGAGGACGGCGGCGGCCGCCCGTCCGCGGTGCTGATGCTGTTCTGGTCCGACGAGCAACGCGGCATCCAGGTGCTGCTCATTGAACGCGCCCGCGGGTTGCGCCGGCACGCCGGGCAGCCGGCGTTCCCCGGTGGGGTGCTGGATCCGGGCGACGCGGGTCTGGCCGCGGCCGCGTTGCGGGAGACCGTCGAGGAAACCGGTCTGGACCCGTCCGGGGTGCAGGTCTTCGCCACGCTGCCCGCGGTGTTCATCCCGTTCACGGGTTACGTGGTGACCCCGGTGCTCGCCTGGTGGCGGGAGCCGTCGCCGGTGGCCGCGGTGGACCCGGCCGAGGTGGCGGCGGTGCACGCTGTGGCGCTGGCGGACCTGGTGAACCCGGACAACCGGGTGACGGTGCATCACCCGCCGACCGGACGGACGATGCCGGGCTTCCGAGTGAACGGCATGCTGGTGTGGGGCTTCACCGCCGGCCTGTTGGACAAACTGATCCGCCTGGCCGGGTGGGAGCGGCCGTGGTCACCCGAGGTCGTGGTGGATCTGCCCGACGATGTGTTGCGCCTGGCGGGCTACCCGCAGCCGGACGAGGTCGAGTTCGCGAACGAGGTCGACGCGTGAGCGAGCGCAGCGAGGTCTGCCGGTGAGCATGGTCGACGTCATTCTGTGCATCTCGGCGCTGTCCTTCGCGGTGGCCGGGTATCGGCAGGGGTTCCTGATCGGTTTCTGCGCCTTCGCCGGGTTCATCAGTGGCGGGCTGATCGGCATCTTCCTGGCGCCCAAGATCGTCAAGGTGGTGCACGACCAGCTCAGCCAGGCGATCTTCGCCGTCGGTCTGGTGCTGACCCTGGCCACCATCGGGCAGTTACTCGGCTCGGTCGCGGGCACCACGATGCGCACTCGCCTGATGTGGCGGCCCGGACACATCATCGACGCGAGCACCGGAGCGGTGTTCGGCGTCATCTCGCTGTTGGTGGTGGCCTGGTTCGTGGGCAACGCGCTGGCCCGCGCGCCGATCCCGAACGTCACCAAGAAGGTGCGCGACTCCGAGATCCTGGCCGCGGTCAACAAGGTGATGCCCGCGTCGGCGAACAAGCTGGACCGCTCGCTGTCCCGGATGTTGAACAAGAACGGGCTGACCCAGGTGTTCGGGCCGTTCGACAACGAACGCATCCTGCCGGTGAACCCGCCGGACTCCGGGCCATTGGCCGCGCCGGAGATACGGGCCGCCCGCAAGAGCGTGGTCAAGGTCGAGGGCGCCGCGCTGTCCTGCCGCAAGGCGTTGGAGGGCAGCGGGTTCGTCTTCGCCAAGGAACACGTGATGACCAACGCCCACGTGGTGGCCGGGGTAACCGACCCGACGGTGTCGGTGGGCGGCACCGGGCAGCGGTTGCCGGGCCGGGTCGTGTTGTTCGATTCGCGCCGGGACATCGCGGTGATCTACGT is a window from the Sporichthyaceae bacterium genome containing:
- a CDS encoding TlpA disulfide reductase family protein; translated protein: MPEVRALSAALAVTALLAGCGAGGHGPVVAAAQSALPAATVDERPDGPSVPCAGLDRALAGAGAAKAGKKLPTISLSCLGGGPAVSLAGLRGPAVLNIWASWCGPCGDEAPYLVDAEHSLAGRVRFVGLDVSDEPADARAWNNYHGVGWPSLRDPHGVVRGPLHVPGPPVTFFLRSDGTIAGVHYGAFTSADEVRRAVETKLGVRGAAPAKGIG
- a CDS encoding CoA pyrophosphatase, which produces MNLPGWLDPLVEVAASVQAEQLSGFLPPEDGGGRPSAVLMLFWSDEQRGIQVLLIERARGLRRHAGQPAFPGGVLDPGDAGLAAAALRETVEETGLDPSGVQVFATLPAVFIPFTGYVVTPVLAWWREPSPVAAVDPAEVAAVHAVALADLVNPDNRVTVHHPPTGRTMPGFRVNGMLVWGFTAGLLDKLIRLAGWERPWSPEVVVDLPDDVLRLAGYPQPDEVEFANEVDA
- a CDS encoding MarP family serine protease, with protein sequence MVDVILCISALSFAVAGYRQGFLIGFCAFAGFISGGLIGIFLAPKIVKVVHDQLSQAIFAVGLVLTLATIGQLLGSVAGTTMRTRLMWRPGHIIDASTGAVFGVISLLVVAWFVGNALARAPIPNVTKKVRDSEILAAVNKVMPASANKLDRSLSRMLNKNGLTQVFGPFDNERILPVNPPDSGPLAAPEIRAARKSVVKVEGAALSCRKALEGSGFVFAKEHVMTNAHVVAGVTDPTVSVGGTGQRLPGRVVLFDSRRDIAVIYVPGLDAPALHFDLSGARRDSAVAAGFPLNGPYQLAKARIREEINARGPDIYDEGTVDRDVFSIYAEIEPGNSGGPLLSPDGDVFGVIFAKSVESSETGYALTSTEVQPDATKARNATDRVGTASCV